In one Streptomyces marincola genomic region, the following are encoded:
- the ileS gene encoding isoleucine--tRNA ligase — MTQYHHVPAQVDLPALERGVLDLWQDQKTFARSLEQSKGRPEWVFFEGPPTANGMPGAHHIEARVFKDLFPRYRTMRGYHVTRRAGWDCHGLPVELAVEKELGFSGKQDIEAYGIAEFNARCRESVTRHTDAFAEVTRRMGYWVDMDDAYRTMDPAYIESVWWSLKEIFGKGLLVQDHRVAPWCPRCGTGLSDHELAQGYETVVDPSVYVRLPLLSGPLAGEADLLVWTTTPWTLVSNTAVAVHPEVSYAVATDGEQRLVVAQPLLEQALGEGWTPTGQTFTGAEMERWAYRRPFDLVDFGGAEAHFVVTADYVTTEDGTGLVHQAPAFGEDDLLTCRAYGLPVVRPIGADGAFDEGLPLVGGQFFKKADEVLVADLRERGLLFRHLAYEHSYPHCWRCHTPLMYYAQPAWYIRTTQVKDALLRENEKTNWYPESVKHGRFGDWLTNNVDWALSRNRYWGTPLPIWRCAEGHLTCVGSLAELSELSGTDQSGLDPHRPFIDAVTFGCTAEGCAETATRVPEVIDAWYDSGSMPFAQWGYPYRNREEFERHYPAQYICEAIDQTRGWFYTLMAVGTLVFDRSSYESVVCLGHILAEDGRKMSKHLGNILKPLPLMEQHGADAVRWFMAAGGSPWAARRVGHGTIQEVVRKTLLTYWNTVAFQALYARTAGWAPSEADPAPADRPLLDRWLLSELHALVGMVTKAMDDFDTQRTGKLISTFVDDLSNWYVRRSRRRFWQGDPAAMRTLHDVLETVTRLMAPLVPFITERVWQDLVVPVTPGSPDSVHLASWPEADPGLVDPDLSQDMLLVRRLVELGRATRAESGVKTRQPLSRALVAAQGFELLGDELREQIAEELNVTSLAALSGMGGSLVDTSAKANFRALGRRFGKGTQPVARAIAEADAAALSAALRAGTAAVEVDGELVPLSAEEVIITETPREGWSVASDPGATVALDLEITPQLRRAGLAREVIRLIQEARKNSGLEVTDRIAVRWEAEGEETVRALADHQALITGEVLAADFAEGAGDDAFGERFGEESLGFAFRLRRM, encoded by the coding sequence ATGACGCAGTACCACCACGTACCGGCCCAGGTCGACCTGCCCGCCCTGGAGCGCGGTGTGCTCGATCTGTGGCAGGACCAAAAGACTTTCGCCCGCAGCCTTGAGCAGTCGAAGGGCCGCCCCGAGTGGGTGTTCTTCGAGGGGCCGCCCACCGCCAACGGCATGCCGGGCGCGCACCACATCGAGGCCCGCGTCTTCAAGGACCTCTTCCCCCGCTACCGCACGATGCGCGGCTACCACGTCACGCGCAGGGCGGGCTGGGACTGCCACGGCCTCCCCGTGGAGCTGGCGGTGGAGAAGGAGCTGGGCTTCAGCGGGAAGCAGGACATCGAGGCGTACGGGATCGCGGAGTTCAACGCGAGGTGCCGCGAGTCCGTGACGCGGCACACGGACGCGTTCGCCGAGGTCACCCGGCGCATGGGCTACTGGGTCGACATGGACGACGCCTACCGCACCATGGACCCGGCCTACATCGAGTCGGTGTGGTGGTCGCTGAAGGAGATCTTCGGCAAGGGACTGCTGGTGCAGGACCACCGGGTGGCGCCCTGGTGCCCGCGCTGCGGGACCGGGCTGTCCGACCACGAGCTGGCCCAGGGCTACGAGACGGTCGTCGACCCCTCGGTGTACGTGCGCCTGCCGCTGCTCTCCGGGCCGCTGGCGGGCGAGGCCGACCTGCTGGTGTGGACGACGACGCCGTGGACCCTGGTGTCGAACACGGCGGTGGCCGTGCACCCCGAGGTCTCCTACGCGGTCGCCACGGACGGCGAGCAGCGCCTCGTGGTCGCGCAGCCGCTGCTCGAACAGGCCCTCGGCGAGGGCTGGACGCCGACCGGGCAGACGTTCACCGGCGCCGAGATGGAGCGCTGGGCCTACCGGCGGCCGTTCGACCTCGTCGACTTCGGCGGCGCCGAGGCGCACTTCGTGGTCACCGCCGACTACGTCACCACGGAGGACGGCACCGGCCTGGTGCACCAGGCCCCCGCGTTCGGTGAGGACGACCTCCTGACCTGCCGCGCGTACGGGCTGCCCGTGGTGCGCCCGATCGGCGCGGACGGCGCGTTCGACGAGGGACTGCCGCTGGTGGGCGGCCAGTTCTTCAAGAAGGCCGACGAGGTGCTCGTCGCCGACCTGCGCGAGCGCGGCCTGCTGTTCCGCCACCTCGCCTACGAGCACAGCTACCCGCACTGCTGGCGCTGCCACACCCCGCTGATGTACTACGCGCAGCCGGCCTGGTACATCCGCACCACGCAGGTGAAGGACGCCCTGCTCAGGGAGAACGAGAAGACCAACTGGTACCCGGAGTCCGTCAAGCACGGCCGCTTCGGCGACTGGCTGACGAACAACGTGGACTGGGCCCTGTCCCGCAACCGCTACTGGGGCACGCCGCTGCCCATCTGGCGCTGCGCCGAGGGCCACCTCACGTGCGTCGGGTCGCTCGCGGAGCTGAGCGAGCTGTCGGGAACGGACCAGTCGGGGCTCGACCCGCACCGGCCGTTCATCGACGCGGTCACCTTCGGGTGCACGGCCGAGGGCTGCGCGGAGACGGCCACGCGGGTGCCCGAGGTCATCGACGCCTGGTACGACTCGGGCTCGATGCCGTTCGCGCAGTGGGGCTACCCCTACCGCAACCGCGAGGAGTTCGAGCGGCACTACCCGGCGCAGTACATCTGCGAGGCGATCGACCAGACCCGCGGCTGGTTCTACACGCTGATGGCCGTCGGCACGCTGGTCTTCGACCGCTCCTCGTACGAGTCGGTGGTCTGCCTCGGCCACATCCTGGCCGAGGACGGCCGCAAGATGTCCAAGCACCTGGGCAACATCCTCAAGCCGCTGCCCCTCATGGAGCAGCACGGGGCGGACGCCGTGCGCTGGTTCATGGCCGCGGGCGGCTCCCCGTGGGCGGCGCGCAGGGTCGGGCACGGCACGATCCAGGAGGTCGTCCGCAAGACGCTCCTCACCTACTGGAACACGGTGGCCTTCCAGGCGCTGTACGCCCGCACCGCGGGCTGGGCGCCGAGCGAGGCCGACCCGGCGCCCGCGGACCGCCCGCTGCTCGACCGCTGGCTGCTCAGCGAGCTGCACGCGCTGGTCGGCATGGTCACCAAGGCCATGGACGACTTCGACACCCAGCGCACGGGGAAGCTGATCTCGACGTTCGTCGACGACCTGTCCAACTGGTACGTCCGCCGCTCGCGGCGCCGCTTCTGGCAGGGCGACCCGGCGGCCATGCGCACGCTGCACGACGTGCTGGAGACGGTGACCCGGCTGATGGCGCCGCTGGTCCCGTTCATCACCGAACGCGTCTGGCAGGACCTCGTGGTGCCGGTGACGCCCGGCAGTCCCGACTCGGTGCACCTGGCGTCGTGGCCCGAGGCCGATCCCGGCCTCGTGGACCCCGACCTGTCGCAGGACATGCTGCTGGTGCGGCGGCTGGTGGAGCTCGGCCGCGCCACGCGCGCCGAGTCCGGCGTGAAGACCCGGCAGCCGCTGTCGCGAGCGCTGGTCGCAGCCCAGGGCTTCGAACTGCTCGGGGACGAGCTGCGCGAGCAGATCGCCGAGGAGCTGAACGTCACCTCTCTCGCGGCGCTCTCCGGCATGGGCGGCTCCCTGGTCGACACCTCGGCCAAGGCCAACTTCCGCGCCCTGGGCCGCCGGTTCGGCAAGGGAACGCAGCCGGTGGCCCGCGCCATCGCGGAGGCGGACGCCGCGGCCCTGTCCGCGGCGCTGCGCGCGGGGACCGCGGCCGTCGAGGTCGACGGCGAGCTCGTGCCGCTGTCGGCCGAGGAGGTCATCATCACGGAAACGCCCCGCGAGGGCTGGTCGGTGGCCTCGGACCCGGGCGCGACCGTGGCGCTGGACCTGGAGATCACGCCCCAGCTGCGCCGGGCCGGCCTGGCCCGCGAGGTGATCCGGCTGATCCAGGAGGCCCGCAAGAACAGCGGCCTTGAGGTGACCGACCGCATCGCGGTGCGCTGGGAGGCCGAGGGCGAGGAGACGGTGCGCGCGCTGGCCGACCACCAGGCGCTGATCACGGGCGAGGTGCTCGCGGCGGACTTCGCCGAGGGCGCGGGCGACGACGCGTTCGGTGAGCGGTTCGGCGAGGAGTCGCTCGGCTTCGCGTTCCGGCTGCGCCGCATGTGA